The Azospirillum sp. TSH100 region GTCTTCACCTGGACCTCGCTCTGCACCAACGTCCTGATCGTCGCCTCCTTCCCGATCCTGACCGCCGTTCTGGTCCTGCTGTCGCTGGACCGCTATGTCGGCACGCATTTCTTCACGAACGACATGGGCGGCAACCCCATGATGTACGTGAACCTGATCTGGATCTGGGGCCATCCGGAAGTCTACATCCTGATCCTGCCCTGCTTCGGCATCTTCTCCGAAGTGACGGCCACCTTCTGCGGCAAGAAGCTGTTCGGCTACACCTCGATGGTCTACGCGACCGTCGTCATCACCATCCTGTCCTACCTGGTGTGGCTGCACCACTTCTTCACCATGGGCTCCGGCGCGAGCGTGAATTCCTTCTTCGGCATCACGACGATGATCATCTCGATCCCGACGGGTGCGAAGATCTTCAACTGGCTGTTCACCATGTACCGCGGCCGCATCCGGTTCGAGCTGCCGATGATGTGGACCATCGCCTTCATGCTGACCTTCGTCATCGGCGGCATGACCGGCGTGCTGCTGGCGGTCCCGCCGGCCGACTTCGTCCTGCACAACAGCCTGTTCCTGATCGCCCACTTCCACAACGTCATCATCGGCGGCGTGCTGTTCGGCCTGTTCGCCGGCATCTACTACTGGTGGCCGAAGGCCTTCGGTTTCCGCCTGGATCCGTTCTGGGGCAAGATGTCCTTCTGGTTCTGGGTGATCGGCTTCTACTTCGCCTTCATGCCGCTCTATGTCCTGGGCCTGATGGGCGTCACCCGCCGCCTGCGCGTGTTCGAGGATCCGTCGCTGCAGATCTGGTTCCAGATCGCCGCCTTCGGCGCTGTCCTGATCGCGCTCGGCATCGGCTCCTTCCTGATCCAGATCGCCGTGAGCGTCCTGAAGCGCAAGCAGCTGGTCGACGTCAGCGGCGACCCGTGGGGCGGCCGCACCCTGGAGTGGGCGACCTCCTCGCCGCCGCCGGACTACAACTTCGCCTTCACCCCGGTCATCCATGAAAACGATGCCTGGTGGGACATGAAGAAGCGCGGCTACGCCCGTCCGCTCGACGGCTTCCGCCCGATCCACATGCCCAGCAACACCGGCACCGGCATCATCCTGGCCGGGATCAGCACCGCGCTCGGCTTCGGTCTGATCTGGCACATCTGGTGGCTGGCGGCGCTGAGCTTCATCGGCCTGCTGGCGGTCGCCATCAACCATACCTTCAACTACAACCGTGACTTCCACATCCCGGTGGATGAGGTGGTGCGGACCGAGAGCGAGCGGACCCGTCTGCTCTCCGGACAGGTGTAAAGCATGACGACGACCGTTGAAGCCATGCATGGCGGCCACGCGGGGCACGACACCCCGCGCGGCGCCACCCCGCCCGTCTTCCATGTGACGGACGAGCACGCCCACGAGGGAGCCAGCACCGCGCTCGGCTTCTGGATCTACCTGATGAGCGACTGCCTCATCTTCGCGGTGCTGTTCGCGACCTACGGCGTGCTGGGCACCAGCTACGCCGCCGGCCCGACGCCGAAGGAGCTGTTCGACCTGCCGCTGGTGGCGCTGAACACCTCCATGCTGCTGCTGTCCTCCATCACCTACGGCTTCGCTATGCTGGCGATGGAGAAGGGCCGCACCGGCCAGACCCAGGGCTGGCTGTTCATCACGCTGCTGTTCGGCCTCGCCTTCCTCGGCATCGAACTGTTCGAGTTCGCGCACCTGATCCATGAGGGCGCCGGCCCGTGGCGCAGCGCCTTCCTGTCGTCCTTCTTCACGCTGGTCGGCACCCACGGTCTGCACGTCACCTTCGGCAGCGTGTGGCTGGTGACGCTGATGGTGCAGGTCGCCCGCCGCGGCCTGATCCCGGCCAACCGCCGGCGCCTGATGTGCCTCAGCATGTTCTGGCACTTCCTGGACGTCATCTGGATCGGCGTCTTCACCTACGTCTATCTGATGGGAGCGCTGCGATGAGCACCCACGCGCACAGCGACCACCACGCCGATCACGGGCACGGCCATGGGGGCCATGACGATCACGGCCACCCCGAAGGCGCCCACGGCACCTTCGGCAGCTATATGATCGGCTTCGTCCTGTCGGTGATCCTGACGGTCATTCCGTTCTGGCTGGTGATGAACGGCACGCTGGACACCACGACCACCACGGTCGTGATCCTGGCGCTGGCCGTCGTCCAGATCATCGTCCACATGGTTTACTTCCTGCACATGAACGGCCGCGCCGAAGGCGGCTGGTCGATGCTGGCGATGATCTTCACGATCATCGTCGTCGTCATCATGTTCTCGGGTTCGCTGTGGGTGATGTACCACATGAACCACAACATGATGCCCGGCATGAGCCACGACATGAGCAAGATGCCGTGACCGGACTGCCGTCCGCGCCCTCCGCGGGCGGTTCGGGGAAGAGGGCCCGCCCGGTCTGGGCGCTGGCCCTCTTCGGCCTTCTGGCCCTGGCCGGGATCGCCGGCCTGACGTCGCTCGGCATCTGGCAGCTCGAACGCCGGGTGTGGAAGCTCGACCTGATCGAGCGGGTGGACGCCCGCATCCATGCTTCCGCCGTCCCCGCTCCCGGACCGGAGTCCTGGGCTTCGGTCACCGCCGCCTCGGACGAATACCGCCGGGTGGCCGTCACCGGCCGGCTCATGAACGACCGTGAAACGCTGGTCCAGGCCGTCAGCGACCTGGGCGGCGGCTTCTGGGTGATGACCCCGCTGGTCAGCGACCGCGGCTTCACCGTTCTGGTCAACCGCGGCTTCGTGCCGCCGGAAAGGCGCGACCCCGCGACCCGCGCCGACGCCCAGCCGCAAGGCGAGGTGACCGTCACCGGCCTGCTGCGCATCAGCGAACCGAAGGGCGGCTTCCTGCGCAGCAACGACCCGCCCGCCGGGCGCTGGTATTCCCGCGACGTCGCCGCCATCGCCGGGGCGTCGGGGCTGAACGATGTCGCCCCATACTTCATAGACGCCGACGGCACCCGCAATCCCGGCGGCTGGCCGGTGGGCGGGCTGACGGTGGTCAGCTTCCCCAACAGCCATCTCGGCTATGCGCTGACCTGGTTCGCGCTCGACCTGATGCTGATCGGCGCGGTCCTGTTCGTCATCCGCAGCGAGATGCGGCGGCGCCAGACGTGAATCGCACGGAGACTCCAAATCTCCCCTCCCGCCGGTAACTCTCTATATAAGTCGATGTGCTGATGAACCGGGCGAGGAACAGGACGTCTTTCGTGCGCGACTCCACCGACCGCAAAAACCTGTTCCTGCTCGTGCAGCTGCGTTGGCTTGCCGTCGTCGGGCAGATCGTGACGATCCTGATCGTCCATGCCCAGATGGGCATCCGCCTGCCGCTGCTGCCGATGACGGCGGTGATCTTCGTGCTGGTGGCGCTGAACATCGCCAGCCTGATCCAGATCCGCCGCAGCGCCTCCGTTTCCAACACCCAGCTTTTCCTGGAGCTGCTGATCGACGTCTGGGCGCTGACCCTGCAGCTCTATCTCAGCGGCGGCGCCTCCAACCCCTTCATCTCGCTGTATCTTCTTCAGGTGGCGCTGGGGGCCGTCCTGCTGGAGGCGTGGTCGGCCTGGGCGCTGGTGCTGGTGGCGACCGCCGGCTTCACCTGGCTGATCGGCACCCACCAGCCGCTTCCCCTGCCGCCCGCCTATGAGGGCGAACTGTTCAGCCTGCACATCCAGGGCATGTTCATCTGCTTCGTGCTGGCGGCGAGCCTGCTGGTGCCCTTCCTCACCCAGATCAACCGCAACCTGCGCGCCCGCGACGCCTATCTGGCCGAACTGCGCCAGCGCTCGATGGAAGAAGCCCACATCGTCCGCATGGGTCTGCTGGCATCGGGTGCCGCGCATGAGCTGGGAACCCCGCTCGCCACCCTGTCGGTGATCCTCAACGACTGGCGCCGCATGCCGGCTCTGAAGTCCGATCCCGATCTGGCCGACGAGATGGCGGAAATGCAGAACCAGATCGACCGCTGCAAGGCCATCGTCTCGGGCATCCTGCTGTCCTCGGGCGAGGCGCGTGGCGAAGGCACCGTGCGCACGACGGTGAAGGGCTTCCTCGACGGGCTGGTGGAGGACTGGCTGTCCAGCCGCTCACCCGGCCGCTTCGATTATGACAACACCGTCGGCCCGCAGGAGCGGATGATCGCCGACCTCGCGCTGAAGCAGGTGCTGTTCAACGTGCTGGACAATGCGCTGGAGGCCTCGCCGGGCTGGATCGGCGTCGCGGCGCTGCGCCAGGGCGACAATCTGGTGGTGGCGGTCAACGACCGCGGCCCCGGCTTCGACCCCGCCATCCTGGAGGAGCTGGGCAAGCCCTACCGCTCGACCAAGAAGCGGCCGGGCAGCGGGCTCGGCCTGTTCCTGGTGATGAATGTGCTGCGCAAGCTGGGGGGCACGGTTTCGGCCAAGAACCGGCCGGGCGGCGGCGCCACCGTGACGCTGACCCTGCCGCTGTCCGCCCTGTCGCCGGGAGGCGCCGATGGAGACGACTGAGGTGGAAGAAGAGATCCTGCGCACCCTGCTGATCGTCGAGGACGACGTGTCCTTCGCCCGCGCGCTGCGGCGGTCCTTCGAGCGCCGCGGTTACGAGGTCCATGCCTGCGCCGGGTTGGAGGAGATGCGCGAGCTTTTGCAGACGGTCGACCCCGACTATGCGGTGATCGACCTCAAGCTCGCCACCGGGTCGGGGCTGGAATGCGTGAAGGAACTGCACGAGGCGGACGAGGAGACCCGCATCGTCGTGCTGACCGGCTTCGCCAGCATCGCCACCGCGGTGGAGGCGATCAAGCTGGGCGCCTGCCATTATCTGGCCAAGCCGTCCAACACCGACGACATCGAGGCGGCCTTCGACCGCATCGAAGGCGACACCTCGATAGCACCGGCCGTCCGCACCACCTCGATCAAGAATCTGGAGTGGGAGCGCATCCACGAAACGCTGGTGGAGACGAACTTCAACATCTCCGAGACGGCAAGGCGGCTCGGCATGCACCGGCGCACGCTGGCGCGCAAGCTGGAGAAGAAGCGGGTGCCGTGACGGGGCGCCCGCCCCTGCCCCTCACGAAAACTCCCGCACCGTGTGCAGGTGGTTGAGCGGACCGTGGCCGTGGCCGAAGCCGGGGGCGGTCAGGATCGCCGTCTCGACATAGCGCCGCGCCCGCGCCACCGCGTCGCGGGTGTTCAGGCCCTGGGCCAGACCGGCGGCGATGGCGGACGACAGGGTGCATCCGGTGCCGTGGGTGTGCGGGGTGTGCACCCGCTTGCCCTGGAACACCGTCTCGCCCTCTTCCGTCAGCAGAAGGTCGTAGAGGGTGTCGTCCTCCAGATGGCCGCCCTTCAGCAGCACCGCTTTCGGACCGAAGCTGAGCATCAGCTCGGCGGCGCGGCGCATGTCGTCGAGGTCGCGGATCGGCAGGTCGGTCAGCGCCTCCGCCTCCGGCAGGTTGGGCGTCACCACCTCGGCCAGCGGCAGCAGGCGCTTGCGCAGGGTCAGAACGGCGTCGGGGTCGAGCAGGTGATGGCCGCTCTTGGCGATCATCACCGGATCGAGCACCAGCGGCACGTTGACGGCGCGCGCCTCATACTCCGCCGCCACCGCCTCGATGACGGGGGCGTTGGCGAGCATGCCGATCTTCACCGCGTCGGCACCGATATCCTCAAGCACCAGCTTCATCTGCAAGGCGACGAAGGCCGGGTCGACCGGCACCACGCCATAGACGCCGGTGGTGTTCTGCGCCGTCAGCGCGGCGATGGCGGTCATGGCATAGGCGCCGAGCGCGCTCACCGCCTTGATGTCGGCCTGGATTCCGGCGCCGCCGCCGGAATCCGACCCGGCGACGATCAGGACACGGCCAGTGATGGTGCTGTCGCTCATTGTGCGGCCTCCAGGCTGCGGGCGGCGCTGGCCTGGATGGCCTCGGCGATGTCGGCGACCACGCTGTGGACCAGCGCCGCATCGTCGCCTTCCGCCATCACGCGGATGAGTGGTTCGGTGCCCGACTTGCGGATCAGCAGGCGGCCGCCCGACGCCAGACGCGCCTCGCCGTCCTTGATCGCCTGCTGGACGGTGGCGTCCTCCAGCGGCCTGGTCCCGACGGAGAAACGGACGTTGGTCAGCTTCTGCGGCACCGGATCGAACACGCGGCAGACCTCGCTGGCCGACCGGCCGTCGGCCTGGATCAGCACCGCCAGCACCTGCAAGGCGGCGATCAGCCCGTCGCCGGTGGTCGAATAATCCGACAGCACGACATGGCCCGACTGCTCGCCGCCGACGTTGTAGCCGTGCTCGCGCATCATCTCGACGACATAGCGGTCGCCGACCGGCGTGCGGGCCAGATGCAGGCCGAGCCCGCCGAGATGGCGCTCCATCCCCAGGTTGGACATGACGGTGGCGACGACGCCGCCGCCGCGGAGCGTCTGCGACCGCGCCCAGGAGGTGGCGATCAGGGTCATCAGCTGGTCGCCGTCGATCGGGCGCCCGGCCTCGTCGACCATGATGAGGCGGTCGGCATCGCCGTCGAGCGCGATGCCGAGATGGGCGCCATGGGCGACCACCTGTTCCTGCAGGGTCTGGGTGGCGGTGGCGCCGCAGCCCTTGTTGATGTTGGTGCCGTCGGGGGTGACGCCGACCGGGACCACGTCGGCCCCCAGCTCGTAAAGCACCTTGGGCGCCACCTTGTAGGCGGCGCCGTTGGCGCAATCGACGACGATCTTCAGCCCGTCGAGCCGCAGGCCGCGCGGGAAGGTGTTCTTCACATATTCGATGTAGCGGCCGGTGGCGTCGTCCAGCCGGCTGGCGCGGCCGAGATCGGCCGGCGCGGCAAGGTCGGGAGCGAAGGGCAGCGCCATGCGCCGCTCGATCGCCGCCTCGACCTCGTCCGACAGCTTGTAGCCGTCGGGGCCGAACAGCTTGATGCCGTTGTCCTGATAGGGATTGTGCGAAGCGGAGATCACGACGCCCATGTCGGCGCGGAGCGAGCGGGTCAGCATGGCGACCGCCGGGGTCGGCAGCGGGCCGACCAGCACCACGTCCATCCCCATCGAGATGAAGCCGGCGGTCAGCGCCGGTTCCAGCAGATAGCCGGACAGGCGGGTGTCCTTGCCGATCACCACCCGGTGGCGATGGTCGCCGCGGCGGAACTGCAACGCGGTCGCCATCGCCACGCGCAGGGCCGTTTCGGCGGTCATCGGGTCGATGTTGGCGGTGCCACGGATGCCGTCGGTGCCGAACAGGTGTCGCGTCATGAGAACCTCGTGCAGGAACCGTTTCCAAGCCCGGATGTCGGACCGGAGGCCGG contains the following coding sequences:
- the cyoB gene encoding cytochrome o ubiquinol oxidase subunit I; the protein is MLETLTTFLFGRLSLESFPYHEPIVVATFFAVMLGGIALVAALSYFKLWGYLWKEWFTTVDHKRIGIMYMILGLIMLLRGFADAIMMRAQQAIAFNGSEGYLNAHHFDQVFTAHGVIMIFFVAMPFVTGLMNYVVPLQIGARDVSFPFLNNFSFWMTVGGAVLIMASLFIGEFARTGWLAYPPLSGLEASPDVGVDYYIWALQVAGVGTTLSGINLICTIVKMRAPGMTMMKMPVFTWTSLCTNVLIVASFPILTAVLVLLSLDRYVGTHFFTNDMGGNPMMYVNLIWIWGHPEVYILILPCFGIFSEVTATFCGKKLFGYTSMVYATVVITILSYLVWLHHFFTMGSGASVNSFFGITTMIISIPTGAKIFNWLFTMYRGRIRFELPMMWTIAFMLTFVIGGMTGVLLAVPPADFVLHNSLFLIAHFHNVIIGGVLFGLFAGIYYWWPKAFGFRLDPFWGKMSFWFWVIGFYFAFMPLYVLGLMGVTRRLRVFEDPSLQIWFQIAAFGAVLIALGIGSFLIQIAVSVLKRKQLVDVSGDPWGGRTLEWATSSPPPDYNFAFTPVIHENDAWWDMKKRGYARPLDGFRPIHMPSNTGTGIILAGISTALGFGLIWHIWWLAALSFIGLLAVAINHTFNYNRDFHIPVDEVVRTESERTRLLSGQV
- the cyoC gene encoding cytochrome o ubiquinol oxidase subunit III, which translates into the protein MTTTVEAMHGGHAGHDTPRGATPPVFHVTDEHAHEGASTALGFWIYLMSDCLIFAVLFATYGVLGTSYAAGPTPKELFDLPLVALNTSMLLLSSITYGFAMLAMEKGRTGQTQGWLFITLLFGLAFLGIELFEFAHLIHEGAGPWRSAFLSSFFTLVGTHGLHVTFGSVWLVTLMVQVARRGLIPANRRRLMCLSMFWHFLDVIWIGVFTYVYLMGALR
- the cyoD gene encoding cytochrome o ubiquinol oxidase subunit IV, with amino-acid sequence MSTHAHSDHHADHGHGHGGHDDHGHPEGAHGTFGSYMIGFVLSVILTVIPFWLVMNGTLDTTTTTVVILALAVVQIIVHMVYFLHMNGRAEGGWSMLAMIFTIIVVVIMFSGSLWVMYHMNHNMMPGMSHDMSKMP
- a CDS encoding SURF1 family protein; translation: MTGLPSAPSAGGSGKRARPVWALALFGLLALAGIAGLTSLGIWQLERRVWKLDLIERVDARIHASAVPAPGPESWASVTAASDEYRRVAVTGRLMNDRETLVQAVSDLGGGFWVMTPLVSDRGFTVLVNRGFVPPERRDPATRADAQPQGEVTVTGLLRISEPKGGFLRSNDPPAGRWYSRDVAAIAGASGLNDVAPYFIDADGTRNPGGWPVGGLTVVSFPNSHLGYALTWFALDLMLIGAVLFVIRSEMRRRQT
- a CDS encoding ATP-binding protein — protein: MRDSTDRKNLFLLVQLRWLAVVGQIVTILIVHAQMGIRLPLLPMTAVIFVLVALNIASLIQIRRSASVSNTQLFLELLIDVWALTLQLYLSGGASNPFISLYLLQVALGAVLLEAWSAWALVLVATAGFTWLIGTHQPLPLPPAYEGELFSLHIQGMFICFVLAASLLVPFLTQINRNLRARDAYLAELRQRSMEEAHIVRMGLLASGAAHELGTPLATLSVILNDWRRMPALKSDPDLADEMAEMQNQIDRCKAIVSGILLSSGEARGEGTVRTTVKGFLDGLVEDWLSSRSPGRFDYDNTVGPQERMIADLALKQVLFNVLDNALEASPGWIGVAALRQGDNLVVAVNDRGPGFDPAILEELGKPYRSTKKRPGSGLGLFLVMNVLRKLGGTVSAKNRPGGGATVTLTLPLSALSPGGADGDD
- a CDS encoding response regulator transcription factor, whose product is METTEVEEEILRTLLIVEDDVSFARALRRSFERRGYEVHACAGLEEMRELLQTVDPDYAVIDLKLATGSGLECVKELHEADEETRIVVLTGFASIATAVEAIKLGACHYLAKPSNTDDIEAAFDRIEGDTSIAPAVRTTSIKNLEWERIHETLVETNFNISETARRLGMHRRTLARKLEKKRVP
- the thiD gene encoding bifunctional hydroxymethylpyrimidine kinase/phosphomethylpyrimidine kinase, translating into MSDSTITGRVLIVAGSDSGGGAGIQADIKAVSALGAYAMTAIAALTAQNTTGVYGVVPVDPAFVALQMKLVLEDIGADAVKIGMLANAPVIEAVAAEYEARAVNVPLVLDPVMIAKSGHHLLDPDAVLTLRKRLLPLAEVVTPNLPEAEALTDLPIRDLDDMRRAAELMLSFGPKAVLLKGGHLEDDTLYDLLLTEEGETVFQGKRVHTPHTHGTGCTLSSAIAAGLAQGLNTRDAVARARRYVETAILTAPGFGHGHGPLNHLHTVREFS
- the glmM gene encoding phosphoglucosamine mutase codes for the protein MTRHLFGTDGIRGTANIDPMTAETALRVAMATALQFRRGDHRHRVVIGKDTRLSGYLLEPALTAGFISMGMDVVLVGPLPTPAVAMLTRSLRADMGVVISASHNPYQDNGIKLFGPDGYKLSDEVEAAIERRMALPFAPDLAAPADLGRASRLDDATGRYIEYVKNTFPRGLRLDGLKIVVDCANGAAYKVAPKVLYELGADVVPVGVTPDGTNINKGCGATATQTLQEQVVAHGAHLGIALDGDADRLIMVDEAGRPIDGDQLMTLIATSWARSQTLRGGGVVATVMSNLGMERHLGGLGLHLARTPVGDRYVVEMMREHGYNVGGEQSGHVVLSDYSTTGDGLIAALQVLAVLIQADGRSASEVCRVFDPVPQKLTNVRFSVGTRPLEDATVQQAIKDGEARLASGGRLLIRKSGTEPLIRVMAEGDDAALVHSVVADIAEAIQASAARSLEAAQ